The sequence ccaactgtaaaaaagctgaagttgaaaagaggatggcttctacaaatagATAATAATCCTAAACACAATAGACAACCTCAAAAggtgcaagctgaaggttttaccatggccctcacagtcccttgatctgaacatcattgaaaatctgcagATAGACCTCAAAGGAGCAGCACATGCAAGATgtcccaggaatctcacagaactggaagacttttggcAGGATAAATGGCTGAAAAtacctcaaacaagaattgaaagactcttggctgctaCAAAAAGTGTTTACAAGATGTGAAACCTTTCAAAGgtggtgctactaggtactaaccatgcagggtgcccaaagttttgcttctggcccttttccttttttgttattttgaaaatgtaaaatatgaaaataaattgTATTTGCCTAAAATATAAAAGGAACATGTTATCTttaaactttatgccttttggaaatCATTTAATCTTCAATGTGCTTAAATGTTCACAGTAACCGTAAGTTTGACCAGGGGTGTCcacacttttgcatgccactgtatgtaTTGGCttactaatgctggccatacaaaaATCTATTCCTTCCAACCCCCCAGTACAGATGCACCCCAGTGTGCATGTGATAGCAGTGGAGTAGGGGGAATAAGCCACTGCTACTCTCCTGTGGTGGCAGCTTATCTTCTCTGAGAACAGAAGTATTGGGCATGGTAAATTCCAACAGCCTAATCCTTCTTCCCAACATCTGCTGAGTTTACACATTAGATGATTGTCTAGTTTTGTCAAAATCAGCCAATTTAACTGACAGCCTCTGATATTCCCTAACAATACAACCCTTTAGGGCCTAAGGGCACACATTACGTTTTTGGACCATTTAGAGCGAGTTGATAGGGGTCAAGTGTATCATGTAGCCCTTACTCGTAAGAGCTTTGAGTTGCTTCATATGAATTCCTGGTTGGCTATTTTTTGCATGGTGTTTCCATACTCAAGTTTTCAACAATGTTGAGTTACAGAAACCTCCAACTATTCCCAAATgaattttttgtgctgtgtggagAGATGAGACCCTTTTGGTAGGAATTGGAGAGGATCTCCGAGCAAGTCCATTACTCAGTGATTCCACTGAGGACAAACTCAGTCCCCAAAAACTTCTTGTTATAACAATATAAACCATCATAGAGGTTCTAAAAACAGGAGTGTGGTCTTCACCTTACCTTTAACACTGGGTCCCAGTATAGGAGCGCTCCTGCCCAGCAGCCATAGAAGAACCAGGATGACTTTCCAAGATCTTGCAATGAGACCTGTAGAACATAACTGGATTTTGTTATGCAATAGTCTTCACCTTGACCCTCAAGATCACCCCCCATTGACTACTGAAGGACATCCTTGACAGCAATTAGGCTCCTCAACTTAAATATGCAGTGGACAATAAGCAATAGGCAGCTTATCATTCAGGGCAGCAGTGAGTATCAAGTTCTTTCCTACTTCTCTATCAATTGGTTGGAAACAGATTGTTCTGGGCTCTCACCCCCCATTAAAGGGTAGCTACCAGTCTTCTCCCACCACTCAAGATCCACCTTATGCCCACTCACTGGAAGCTTGGTGCAAACATGCATCATGGTGTCTGCATTGCATCACTTGGACACAACACAGTGTAGTTTGGGCACTGCTATGTGTTCACTACATGGCGGTGTAACTTAAGGACTGTAGTTGTATTACACGAGGGTCTCTCATCAGGACAACCCCATTCTGATGATTTCCATAAGGGAGATTTCACGCAGGCCAAACTATATGGTTTGTAAAGAGCAGCTGACCCTTCTGAAGGACTTGGGGTGGCCAATATTTGCCTATTTATTGCAGGGGTAAATAAGCGACCACCTGTAAGCTCCACCGGCTGATCACCAGGGGTTAGAGAAGCCAGACCCTCAGCGATCACTTGATCTCTCAGGTGTTTCACCCTAAGGGGTTGTTTAAGTGTGACAATCCCATTAGGTACTATATGGAGCTATTATTGGGGTGCCACATAGCATTGTAATGGCAGGCGGGCTAGCTTTCACCTCACAAGCGCATCAATGAGCCTTAGGCACCCATCACCCTGTTGCCAGatcacaagttcttctttgaccaCTTTTGATAGGTACCACTGCACAAGACCAGATGTTTTGGAGATGTCTCCAACCCCTCGTTTGACCATCACAATTTGGCCCTTGAGTCTACTCATATCTTCGCTCGCTTTAATCTTTTCAGCATGACTTCAGGAAGAGACTGGTCACTTAGCACCTCATCCATCCCACCCCTGACAGGCAAGATGTTCTTCACCTCTTTTGGCGTTAACTTTGACTGATCGCCGTATTTAAGCGCCCACCTTGAAGGGTTATTTGGCTATGGCCACTGGGCCCTGTGacactgctgcagaacatctttaTATAAAAGAGGCAAGGAGAACGCTTCACCCTTACATGAAGTGTAATGCATCTCACCCCTGAAAGGAGTCATTGTCACCACTTCTGGTTTTAATGTTCTAGATCAGggataggcaacctccggcactccaaccattgtgaaactacaactcccagcatgcatacttgctctgctcttctcagaacccttatgctggaaattgtagtttgacaacagctggagtgctgaaggttgcggaCCCCTTGTCTGGATGGTCACTGACCACTTCACCCTAATCTGAAGTGTTGTATAATACTTGCTCCTGCAGCAGGTAGCGGCACACCGGCGGTGACTCACCAGGTTTACCTACCCCGATGCTGCGCGCTATACACCGCCATCAATGCTGCTCAGCAGGAGATATTTTTTGGTGAGGCTCGATGACCACTGTACATGAGGGGTACAGATGCCACGTCAGGgtgctctcacctctcctccatgTAATAAGCTGGGTGTGTGACTCTAGCGCCATCCTACATGGTGCTGAGGCTTCTGATGGGACAATATCCAGACGGTGATGACATCACAAAGCCAAACGGGTCACAGAATGTCCAGCACATGCTGGCACACGGTCACTTGGCCTGCAGGGAACCAGTCAGCAGGTGCCGCTCTATACATGTCCTACACAGGCCACTATAAAACTGCCACCTGCACATTACCAGCcatggccagcagggggagcctgtgaAGATACAGTTTCAAAGCGCTCGCCtgggattctttttttttttttataacaaaactTGATCTTAGTACAAGGATGCATTTTGTGTCACTTCatcaggatctctgcttgctgtaagtGAATGAAAACATGCATTTTGCACCCAgaactaaaataaataataaaaatacttctgaaatactctgtgctgctgcgaTGAAATGGCAGACAGCTATACACGGTGAGAATAAGCGGTAAGACGTTAAAACTAAAATCATAGGTATTTTATTATacatctcccccccttcccctcacccCGGCAGATGTTTCCTCTACACCTCCACCATCCAGAGGACACGAGCGGCTCCCGTTCACACCGACAGTCCATCCTGAGTCCATGAACGGCCGCCGCTCTGCTCAATGTCCAAGAGGAACAACCGACTTGATCCAAAGACGTAAACAGCACCGAGGTCGAATATGGAGGCAAAAAAACGTAATGCCAGCCCTGCGGCCACGAACTGTCCAGATGAGGAATGAGGTCCTTACAGGACGGCCGCAGGTGGAGtgtgcttcagtctcccagcagcCACCGCCAGGACCCCGAAGGGCTCAGTTAAAGTTAAATTTGAAGTGAAAGTTTCctgagctgaaggggttaaattcgAAAGGCCATTGCTGGTGGTGTCCGGAGCCCTGCTGATTCTCAGGATCCAGCGGATCTTCTCCAGCGTCCACCTTCTGCCGCATTTCTGAAAAAAGCAGGAAGGGTTAAATACAAGTAATATTCTCatctataggagcagtattatagtagttatattcttgtacataggagcagtattatagtagttatattcttgtacataggaggcagtattatagtagttatattcttgtacaaaggagcagtattatagtagttatattcttgtacataggaggcagtattatagtagttatattctagtacataggagcagtattatagtagttatattcttgtacataggaggcagtattatagtagttatattcttgtacataggagcagtattatagtagttatattcttgtacatagggagcagtattatagtagttatattcttgtacataggaggcagtattatagtagttatattcttgtacataggaggtagtattatagtagttatattcctgtacataggagcagtattatagtagttatattcttgtacataggagcagtattatagtagttatattcttgtacataggagcagtattatagtagttatattcttgtacataggaggcagtattatagtagttatattcttgtacataggagcagtattatattagttatattcttgtacataggagcagtattatagtagttatattcttgtacataggagcagtattatagtagttatattcttgtacataggaggcagtattatagtagttatattcttgtacataggagcagtattatattagttatattcttgtacataggagcagtattatagtagttatattcttgtacataggagcagtattatagtagttatattcttgtacataggagcagtattatattagttatattcttgtacataggagcagtattatattagttatattcttgtacataggagcagtattatagtagttatattattgtacataggaggcagtattatagtagttatattcttgtacataggagcagtattatagtagttatattcttgtacataggaggcagtattatagtagttatattcttgtacataggaggcagtattatagtagttatattcttgtacataggaggcagtattatagtagttatattcttgtacataggaccagtattatagtagttatattcttgtacataggaccagtattatagtagttatattcttgtacataggagcagtattatagtagttatattcttgtacataggagcagtattatagtagttatattcttgtacataggagcagtattatagtagttatattcttgtacataggagcagtattatagtagttatattcttgcacataggagcagtattatagtagttatattcttgtacataggagcagtattatagtagttatattcttgtacataggaggcagtattatagtcgttatattattgtacataggaggcagtattatagtagttatattcttgtacataggagcagtattatagtagttatattcttgtacataggaggcagtattatagtagttatattcttgtacataggaggcagtattatagtagttatattcttgtacataggaggcagtattatagtagttatattcttgtacataggaggcagtattatagtagttatattcttgtacataggaggcagtattatagtagttatattcttgtacataggaccagtattatagtagttatattcttgtacataggagcagtattatagtagttatattcttgtacataggagcagtattatagtagttatattcttgtacataggagcagtattatagtagttatattcttgtacataggagcagtattatagtagttatattcttgcacataggagcagtattatagtagttatattcttgtacataggagcagtattatagtagttatattcttgtacataggaggcagtattatagtcgttatattcttgtacataggaggcagtattatagtagttatattcttatacataggagcagtattatagtagttatattcttgtacataggagcagtattatagtagttatattcttgtacataggaggcagtattatagtagttatattattgtacataggaggcagtattatagtagttatattcttgtacataggaggcagtattatagtaattatattcttgtacatagaagcagtattatagtagttatattcttgtacataggagcagtattatagtagttatattcttgtacataggagcagtattatagtagttatattcttgtacataggggcagtattatagtagttatattcttgtacataggagcagtattatagtagttatattcttgtacataggagcagtattatagtagttatattcttgtacataggaggcagtattatagtagttatattcttgtacataggagcagtattatagtagttatattcttgtacataggagcagtattatagtagttatattcttgtacataggaggcagtattatagtagttatattcttgtacataggaggcagtattatagtagttatattcttgtacataggaggcagtattatagtagttatattcttgtacataggaggcagtattatagtagttatattcttgtacataggagcagtattatagtagttatattcttgtacataggaggcagtattatagtatttatattcttgtacataggaggcagtattacagtagttatattcttgtacataggaggaagtattatagtagttatattcttgtacataggagcagtattatagtagttatattcttgtacataggagcagtattatagtagttatattcttgtacataggagcagtattatagtagttatattcttgtacataggagcagtattatagtagttatattcttgtatataggagcagtattatagtagttatattcttgtacataggagcagtattatagtagttatattcttgtacataggagtagtattatagtagttatattcttgtatataggaggcagtattatagtagttatattcttgtacataggagcagtattatagtagttatattcttgtacataggagcagtattatagtagttatattcttgtacataggagcagtattatagtagttatattcttgtatataggagcagtattatagtagttatattcttgtacataggagcagtattatagtagttatattcttgtacataggaggcagtattatagtagttatattcttgtacataggggcagtattatagtagttatattcttatacataggagcagtattatagttatatacttgcacataggaggcagtattatagtagttatattcttgcacataggagcagtattatagtagttatattcttgtacatgggagcagtattatagtagttatattcctgtacataggagcagtattatagtagttatattcttgtacataggagcagtattatagtagttatattcttgtacataggagcagtattatagtagttatattcttgtacatatgaggcggtattatagtagttatattcttgtacataggaggcagtgttatagtagttatattcttgtacataggagcagtattatagtagttatattcttgtacataggagcagtattataatagttatattcttgtacataggagcagtattatagtagttatattcctgtacataggagcagtattatagtagttatattcttgtacataggagcagtattatagtagttatattcttgtacataggagcagtattatagtagttatattcttgtacataggagcagtattatagtagttatattcttgtacataggagcagtattatagtagttatattcttgtacataggagcagtattatagtagttatattcttgtacataggagtagtattatagtagttatattcctgtacataggagcagtattatagtagttatattcttgtacataggagcagtattatagtagttatattcttgtacataggagcagtattatagtagttatattctggtacataggaggcagtattatatatttttcatataatTACCTGGGTCTGTTAACACTTCTTTGGCTGCTGCAATGTCAATGAACTTCTTCTCTGcttccctcttctcctcctctgaCTGGAAGTTGTCTGGATGCCACTGCTGCGCCAGCTTCCTGTAGGCTTTGATCACTTCTTGCTTGTTGGCATTTCTATAAGGGAGCAGCCATACTGTCATCATGTCGCCCTGCGAGTGATTGGTAATGTCACCAGTAAACCTTAGTCTTAGTTACCTCTTCACTCCCAGGATTTTGTAATAATCTCTTTTCTGGGATTGCTTCAGCAGCTTCTGTGCTCTCTCCAGACCCTGATTTATCTCCTCGTTGTCTCCATCCAGTTCCTTCGCTTGCCGAAAATCTTCAACCGCTAAGAAAATGGAAGAAGTGACAGCAGGTGACCAACAGGAAGAGACAGTCTGGGAAGGAATGAGAAACGTGGACATAGAGGAGAAGACTTTGAAGAAAGAAGCGAAGGAAGAGGTTAAGAGAAGCAGAGAGGAACAGAGAGCAGCGGATGGAGGCACGTGCAGACCCCCGGTCTATGGACGGACCTTTGTCATACTCCTCATTCAGGATGTAGACCTCCGCCCTGTCTTTCAGGACCCGAGTACTGTGGGGGTCTCTCTGCAGAGCTTCTGTACACACCTTTATGGCCGCCTCTGTGTGCTGACCCTGGAGGACAAGAACAGGAGAGGGTTAAATCGCCCACGATCAGAAGGACGTGGGCGAGACATTCAGGCGTCTGTAGGGTGGGAGAGCGGTAGACGCACCTTGGACAGACAGTGACAGATCCGCTCTTTAGCTCTTTTACTGTAGATTTCCACATCGGGCTCAGTCTTCATGGCGGCTTCAAACTTCTCCACGGCGGCTTCATATCTGCAGAAGACATCCAGGGTAAAGAATATGTGGATATACAGTGGGGGGAGGGCAGCAGCCAGGGAACGCCCCCATGTAACCAGTATACAGAGCTCAGAGCCCCCCATGTAACCagtacacagagccccccatgtaACCAGTATACAGAGCCCAGTGCCCCCCATGTAAccagtatacagagccccccatgtaaccagtatacagagccccccatgtaACCAGTATACAGAGCCCAGTGCCCCCCATGTAAccagtatacagagccccccatgtaaccagtatacagagccccccatgtaaccagtatacagagccccccatgtaACCAGTATACAGTGCCCCCCATGTAAccagtatacagagccccccatgtaaccagtatacagagccccccatgtaACCAGTATACATTGCCCCCCATGTAACCAGTATACATTGCCCCCCATGTAACCAGTATACATTGCCCATGTAAccagtatacagagccccccatgtaaccagtatacagagccccccatgtaaccagtatacagagccccccatgtaaccagtatacagagccccccatgtaACCAGTATACAGTGCCCCCCATGTAAccagtatacagagccccccatgtaaccagtatacagagccccccatgtaaccagtatacagagccccccatgtaACCAGTATACAGTGCACCCCTGTAACCAGTATACAGTGCCCCCCATGTAACCAGTATACAGAGCCCAGTGCCCTCCATGTAAccagtatacagagcccccccatgtaACCAGTATACAGTGCACCCCTGTAACCAGTATACAGTGCACCCCTGTAACCAGTATACAGAGCCCAGTGCCCTCCATGTAAccagtatacagagccccccccatgtaaccagtatacagagcccccccatgtaaccagtatacagagcccccccatgtaACCAGTATACAGTGCCCCCCCATGTAACCAGTATACAGTGCCCCCCCATGTAACCAGTATACAGTGCCCCCCATGTAACCAGTATACAGTGCCCCCCCATGTAACCAGTATACAGTGCCCCCCCATGTAACCAGTATACAGTGCCCCCCCATGTAACCAGTATACAGTGCCCCCCCATGTAACCAGTATACAGTGCCCCCCCATGTAAccagtatacagagccccccatgtaACCAGTATACAGTGCACCCCTGTAACCAGTATACAGTGCACCCCTGTAACCAGTATACAGAGCCCAGTGCCCTCCATGTAAccagtatacagagcccccccccatgtaaccagtatacagagcccccccatgtaaccagtatacagagcccccccatgtaaccagtatacagagcccccccatgtaaccagtatacagagccccccatgtaACCAGTATACAGTGCCCCCCATGTAACCAGTATACAGTGCACCCCTGTAACCAGTATACAGTGCACCCCTGTAACCAGTATACAGAGCCCAGTGCCCTCCATGTAAccagtatacagagccccccccatgtaaccagtatacagagcccccccatgtaaccagtatacagagcccccccatgtaaccagtatacagagcccccccatgtaaccagtatacagagccccccccatgtaaccagtatacagagccccccccatgtaACCAGTATACAGTGCCCCCCATGTAACCAGTATACAGTGCCCCCCCATGTAACCAGTATACAGTGCCCCCCATGTAACCAGTATACAGTGCCCCCCCATGTAACCAGTATACAGTGCCCCCCCATGTAGccagtatacagagcccccccatgtaaccagtatacagagcccccccatgtaaccagtatacagagcccccccatgtaaccagtatacagagcccccccatgtaaccagtatacagagcccccccatgtaaccagtatacagagcccccccatgtagccagtatacagagcccccccatgtaaccagtatacagagccccccatgtaaccagtatacagagcccccccatgtagccagtatacagagccccccatgtaaccagtatacagagcccccccatgtaACCagtacacagagccccccatgtaACCAGTACAcagagccgccccccccccccccatgtaaccAGTACACAGAGCTCAGAGCCCCCTATGTAACCAGTACACAGAGCTCAGAGCCCCAGTATTACTGGGCGCTTACCTCTGCCCTCGGATCAGTTCCTCGGCGGACTCCAGTTGTCTGGACAGCTTCTTCACTTGTTTATAATGGATGTGACAATCTTTGTCGTCCTGATCCAGCTTCAGACATTCCCGGATCTGACTGCAGACGACAGAGCACACTGTGAGCCGAAGGGGACAACTCCCAACATCCATGTCTATGACCACAGCATCACCATGTCCTGGGGTCACCCGTCCATTATAGTACAGGTCAACAAACAGAGAGGcaggtgacatcatcacataaAGGGGTAGGTGATATATAGAGACATGTGACATCATCACAAAAAGGGGAAGGTGATATATAGAGACATGTGACATCATCACATAAAGGGGAAGGTGATATATAGAGACATGTGACATCACACAGAGGcaggtgacatcatcacataaAGGGGAAGGTGATATATATAGAGACATGTGACATCACACAGAGGcaggtgacatcatcacataaAGGGGTAGGTGATATATAGAGACATGTGACATCATCACAAAAAGGGGAAGGTGATATATAGAGACATGTGACATCACACAGAGGcaggtgacatcatcacataaAGGGGTAGGTGATATATAGAGACATGTGACATCATCACAAAAAGGGGAAGGTGATATATAGAGACATGTGACATCATCACATAAAGGGGAAGGTGATATATAGAGACATGTGACATCACACAGAGGcaggtgacatcatcacataaAGGGGAAGGTGATATATAGAGACATGTGACATCACACAGAGGcaggtgacatcatcacataaAGGGGTAGGTGATATATAGAGACATGTGACATCATCACAAAAAGGGGAAGGTGATATATAGAGACATGTGACATCACACAGAGGcaggtgacatcatcacataaAGGGGTAGGTGATATATAGAGACATGTGACATCATCACAAAAAGGGGAAGGTGATATATAGAGACATGTGACATCATCACATAAAGGGGAAGGTGATATATAGAGACATGTGACATCACACAGAGGcaggtgacatcatcacataaAGGGGTAGGTGATATATAGAGACATGTGACATCACACAGAGGCAGGT is a genomic window of Bufo bufo chromosome 1, aBufBuf1.1, whole genome shotgun sequence containing:
- the LOC120986622 gene encoding dnaJ homolog subfamily C member 3-like; its protein translation is MDRARSGISGVLSSLSLLCVILDLHLDGSLAAGQAEVESHLEMGRKLLAAGQLAEALSHYHSAVDGDPKNYLTYYKRATVYLAMGKFKSALPDLSRAIELKPDFLAARLQRGNILLKQGDTQQAKEDFQIVLVSSPSNEEARSQLERAQEVEVHREQAWGAYHREDYVGAVSWLEKVVEFSPWDPSIWKLRSECHLFNGDLTKAIQDLKPTTKLRSDNRAAYLKLSQLYYIMGDHEESLSQIRECLKLDQDDKDCHIHYKQVKKLSRQLESAEELIRGQRYEAAVEKFEAAMKTEPDVEIYSKRAKERICHCLSKGQHTEAAIKVCTEALQRDPHSTRVLKDRAEVYILNEEYDKAVEDFRQAKELDGDNEEINQGLERAQKLLKQSQKRDYYKILGVKRNANKQEVIKAYRKLAQQWHPDNFQSEEEKREAEKKFIDIAAAKEVLTDPEMRQKVDAGEDPLDPENQQGSGHHQQWPFEFNPFSSGNFHFKFNFN